A genomic region of Brevibacillus sp. JNUCC-41 contains the following coding sequences:
- a CDS encoding nucleotidyltransferase domain-containing protein → MKENLISRLRYLEKKEDMTILMAAVTGSHSFGLSSGQSDYDVRFIYVHNDKRSYLSLSQPVEVIQMKEDLFDMEGWDLFKSSRLTLKSNPALFELFQSPIKLITHPDYYRKMKGLIADCYSKKALSHHYYRMMNENLQLLTKTRGSERKELKTWVQVYRSYLILEYIIHLGSLPPLSVWELLDLLSIDQELKTGITRIFKAKQMEEYISNNESEKNLSIIEGKSLSLKKEITRLHQGKKMETELNELIWTILE, encoded by the coding sequence ATGAAAGAAAACCTTATTTCACGATTGAGATACCTGGAAAAGAAAGAAGATATGACCATTTTAATGGCTGCTGTTACTGGCAGCCATTCTTTTGGTTTATCATCAGGCCAATCAGATTACGATGTTCGATTTATATATGTTCATAATGATAAGCGTTCATACCTTAGCTTGAGTCAGCCAGTTGAAGTCATTCAAATGAAAGAAGACCTATTTGACATGGAAGGCTGGGATTTATTTAAATCTTCACGTCTTACCTTAAAGAGTAATCCTGCTCTATTTGAATTATTTCAGTCGCCAATCAAGTTGATTACGCATCCGGATTATTATAGGAAGATGAAGGGTTTGATTGCTGATTGCTATTCCAAAAAGGCACTGAGCCACCATTACTATCGGATGATGAACGAAAATCTTCAACTATTGACAAAAACAAGGGGATCCGAAAGAAAAGAACTAAAAACATGGGTACAAGTATACCGTTCGTATTTAATCCTTGAATATATAATTCACCTGGGTTCGCTGCCACCTTTATCAGTATGGGAATTACTTGATTTGCTTTCAATTGATCAAGAATTGAAAACCGGGATTACCCGGATATTTAAAGCAAAACAAATGGAGGAATATATAAGCAACAATGAAAGTGAAAAGAATCTTTCGATAATAGAAGGGAAATCACTTTCCTTAAAGAAAGAGATAACTAGGCTACATCAAGGAAAGAAGATGGAAACGGAGCTTAATGAATTAATTTGGACCATTTTGGAATAG
- a CDS encoding dynamin family protein, with amino-acid sequence MIQETLKQQSKLGILTAMYEKFQSAGDTGNADKLKQLIMKVNNEEFIIAFCGHFSAGKSSMINFFLGDQVLPSSPIPTSANTVKVQKGEDYAKVFYHHQPPVLFPAPYDFKEVKKFAKDGDSVSAITISSNDFSLPDSCAIMDTPGIDSTDDAHRVSTESALHLADVVFYVMDYNHVQSEVNFLFTKELLEAEKPTYLIINMIDKHDENELSFQDFKLSVSDAFANWNVYPDGIFYTSVRDLNNTENEIEVVKQFISDIAGKGLNDGKDAIMQSANALVERHLNWLKEQYEEEHADDFEVLSELPYEERIHLTNQVDSLLKEKKSLTGRIDEIKIQYADALETILKGAYIMPAATRDLGKSFLESAQPDFKVGLLFAKKKTDAEREARIHAFLTDLQEKVKTQLEWHLKELAVKTLNQAEIHDSTLESKAQALQIEVSESYIKNSLKSQVDITGEYVLNYTNDLASAIKKKARDVSEGFLNNIVTVMEAIVEQQSISIDKELEGFSEFAEALKVTAAMNAEIEYQTERLVAIANQTESLVDERDIDMLLTQWNEEEKNITVKIMKTAKESNSRPVNEQIETDHDKENKEVEHSVTVSSSDATDLRGKEKLMETATSLQQAAKLIQPLRGFQSLYKELKEKANRLEQQTFTVALFGAFSAGKSSFANALMGESVLPVSPNPTTAAINKIMSSDTEHPHGTATVKLKTQAMLLEDVSLALAAFDKSAKTLDEALQLAGQIIAKAGEVDKGKTHLSFLRAFHQGLPEYQNELGNVVTVDLEGFKRFAAEESKSCLVDLIELRYDCEMTKQGMVLVDTPGADSINARHTGAAFEYIKNSDAILFVTYYNHPFSRVDREFLIQLGRVKDSFAMDKMFFIVNAVDLAQTTDELDEVMDYVTDQLNGFGIRFPKLFPLTSKGALMEKQTPGSFKHSFLPNSGISEFQGQFDSFIENDLTGLAIESAQAAVKRTEELLRDVITASRQDEKAKRNALETLSHEAQSISELLSVIKGDAEKQRLKKEIDELTFYSKQRVFFRFNDFFKESFNPAVLKDDGGDLKIVLKQSMKNLLDALGFDLAQEMRATALRTEMFVNKLLNEKQSSLLLQMQKIRRNLSLQPYEPNERESLEFTGAFAQLDTGEFKKELALFKNPKSFFEKNEKAKMSEGLQKRLDDPALVYVKEQGERIFEMYNEVLNQELLAIQKEFKTEISDIFAGLRAALEETVDLPYYENAVAELAKMHSK; translated from the coding sequence ATGATTCAAGAAACATTAAAGCAACAGTCCAAATTGGGGATTTTGACTGCCATGTATGAGAAATTTCAATCGGCAGGTGATACAGGAAATGCCGATAAACTAAAACAGTTAATCATGAAAGTGAATAACGAAGAGTTCATCATTGCTTTTTGCGGGCATTTTTCAGCGGGGAAATCTAGTATGATCAACTTTTTCCTCGGTGATCAAGTATTGCCTTCAAGCCCTATTCCAACAAGTGCAAATACGGTAAAAGTCCAAAAAGGTGAAGATTATGCCAAAGTCTTTTACCATCATCAGCCACCAGTCCTATTTCCTGCACCATATGATTTTAAAGAGGTCAAGAAATTTGCCAAGGATGGAGATTCAGTATCGGCAATAACGATAAGTTCCAATGATTTTTCACTGCCGGATTCATGCGCGATCATGGATACGCCAGGAATTGATTCGACAGACGATGCACATAGAGTTTCTACGGAATCTGCCTTGCATCTAGCTGATGTAGTCTTCTATGTCATGGACTACAATCACGTCCAATCAGAAGTGAACTTCCTATTCACGAAAGAATTGTTAGAGGCTGAAAAACCGACATACTTAATTATCAATATGATCGATAAGCATGATGAGAACGAGCTTAGCTTTCAAGACTTCAAGCTTTCCGTTTCTGATGCATTTGCGAACTGGAATGTATACCCTGATGGTATTTTTTATACATCCGTAAGAGACTTGAACAATACCGAAAATGAAATAGAAGTGGTCAAGCAATTCATATCCGACATTGCGGGCAAAGGTCTAAATGATGGGAAAGATGCCATCATGCAATCAGCTAATGCCCTGGTCGAAAGGCATCTTAATTGGCTGAAAGAGCAGTATGAAGAGGAACATGCCGATGATTTTGAAGTATTATCAGAACTTCCATATGAAGAGCGAATACACCTGACGAATCAGGTGGACAGCCTATTGAAAGAAAAAAAATCATTAACTGGACGTATAGATGAAATCAAGATCCAATATGCTGATGCATTAGAAACCATTTTGAAAGGTGCATACATCATGCCCGCTGCAACACGGGACCTAGGTAAATCTTTCTTGGAATCGGCTCAACCTGACTTTAAAGTGGGTCTATTATTTGCCAAGAAAAAAACGGATGCCGAACGTGAGGCACGTATCCATGCTTTCTTGACCGATTTACAAGAAAAGGTGAAGACCCAGCTTGAATGGCATCTTAAAGAACTAGCCGTTAAAACGCTTAATCAAGCGGAAATCCATGATTCAACACTTGAAAGTAAGGCACAGGCACTTCAAATCGAGGTATCGGAATCTTACATAAAAAACTCTTTGAAGTCTCAAGTGGATATTACGGGTGAATACGTTTTAAACTATACGAATGATTTGGCATCAGCCATCAAAAAGAAAGCACGTGATGTATCAGAAGGATTTTTGAATAATATTGTTACCGTTATGGAAGCGATAGTGGAACAGCAGTCCATATCCATTGATAAGGAACTTGAAGGTTTTTCCGAATTTGCGGAAGCCCTTAAAGTTACGGCTGCGATGAATGCGGAGATCGAGTACCAAACGGAACGATTAGTGGCCATTGCTAATCAAACTGAATCATTAGTCGATGAGCGTGATATCGATATGCTTTTAACCCAATGGAATGAAGAGGAAAAAAATATTACAGTCAAAATCATGAAAACCGCTAAAGAAAGTAATTCAAGGCCCGTCAACGAACAAATTGAAACGGATCATGATAAAGAAAACAAGGAAGTTGAACATTCCGTGACTGTTTCTTCATCTGATGCTACTGATTTACGCGGAAAAGAAAAGCTGATGGAGACTGCAACGAGTTTACAACAGGCAGCCAAGCTAATTCAACCTTTGAGAGGATTTCAATCTCTTTATAAAGAATTGAAAGAGAAGGCAAATCGCTTGGAACAGCAGACGTTCACTGTTGCGCTTTTCGGTGCATTCAGTGCGGGCAAATCTTCCTTTGCCAATGCGTTGATGGGGGAGAGCGTCCTTCCTGTTTCACCAAATCCAACAACTGCCGCAATCAACAAAATCATGTCTTCAGACACTGAGCATCCACATGGAACGGCAACCGTCAAGCTAAAGACACAAGCGATGCTGTTGGAAGATGTAAGCCTGGCCCTGGCAGCTTTTGATAAATCGGCAAAAACGCTAGATGAAGCACTTCAACTGGCAGGACAAATCATTGCGAAGGCGGGGGAAGTTGATAAGGGGAAAACTCATTTATCCTTTCTAAGGGCTTTTCATCAAGGGCTGCCCGAGTACCAAAATGAATTGGGTAATGTGGTTACGGTAGACCTTGAAGGATTTAAACGTTTTGCTGCAGAAGAGTCCAAGTCATGTCTTGTTGATCTGATTGAACTGCGTTATGACTGTGAAATGACAAAGCAGGGGATGGTCCTTGTTGACACACCTGGGGCTGATTCAATAAATGCACGACATACAGGCGCAGCTTTCGAATATATTAAGAATTCGGATGCCATTCTATTTGTGACCTATTATAATCACCCATTTTCACGGGTAGACAGGGAGTTCCTGATACAACTTGGCCGTGTGAAAGATTCTTTCGCTATGGATAAGATGTTTTTCATCGTCAATGCCGTCGATCTGGCACAAACCACTGACGAATTGGACGAAGTGATGGATTATGTCACAGATCAATTGAATGGATTCGGAATCCGTTTTCCAAAACTGTTCCCGCTTACGAGTAAGGGAGCGTTGATGGAAAAACAAACGCCTGGTTCGTTTAAGCATTCGTTCCTTCCAAATAGCGGAATCTCGGAATTCCAAGGTCAATTCGATTCTTTCATAGAAAACGATTTAACGGGACTTGCAATTGAATCGGCTCAAGCGGCTGTAAAAAGAACGGAAGAGCTGCTACGAGATGTAATTACAGCTTCCAGGCAGGATGAGAAAGCGAAACGAAATGCCCTGGAAACACTTTCTCATGAGGCACAGTCCATTTCGGAACTCCTCTCAGTCATTAAAGGGGATGCCGAAAAGCAACGTTTGAAAAAAGAGATAGACGAATTGACTTTTTATAGTAAACAACGGGTCTTCTTCCGGTTTAATGATTTCTTCAAAGAATCTTTCAATCCGGCTGTTTTAAAAGATGATGGAGGCGATCTGAAAATTGTCCTCAAGCAATCTATGAAGAACTTATTGGATGCTTTAGGCTTTGACCTTGCCCAGGAAATGCGGGCAACGGCTTTAAGGACGGAAATGTTCGTAAATAAATTACTGAATGAGAAACAAAGCAGTTTGCTTTTGCAAATGCAAAAAATAAGAAGAAACCTTTCGTTGCAGCCATATGAACCTAATGAGAGGGAGTCCCTTGAATTTACAGGAGCTTTTGCGCAATTAGATACGGGGGAATTCAAAAAGGAATTGGCATTATTTAAAAATCCAAAATCTTTCTTTGAAAAAAATGAAAAAGCGAAAATGAGCGAAGGGCTTCAGAAGCGTTTGGATGATCCTGCCCTTGTATATGTAAAAGAGCAGGGCGAACGGATTTTCGAAATGTATAATGAAGTCCTCAATCAAGAGTTACTTGCGATTCAAAAAGAGTTTAAGACGGAAATATCGGATATCTTTGCAGGTTTACGGGCAGCATTGGAGGAAACGGTCGATTTACCGTATTATGAAAATGCCGTAGCGGAATTGGCTAAAATGCATTCGAAATAG
- a CDS encoding isoprenylcysteine carboxyl methyltransferase family protein, with the protein MIFAIFIILIAIQRMFELYIAKQNEKQLKAAGAVEYGESHYSWMVLMHLGFFIFLIFEVTVLDRGVAGLWPIWLTLFLIAQSGRIWVIRSLGKHWNTKIIVVPDAEVVINGPYKYFKHPNYIIVATEIMVISLLFNAYYTAIIFSLLNVWMMMVRIPLEEKALKAHTEYSTVFKGK; encoded by the coding sequence ATGATTTTTGCCATTTTCATTATCTTGATCGCTATACAGCGCATGTTTGAATTATATATCGCCAAACAAAATGAAAAACAGTTAAAGGCTGCCGGAGCAGTGGAATATGGTGAGTCCCATTACAGTTGGATGGTTCTAATGCACCTTGGTTTTTTTATTTTTCTCATTTTTGAAGTGACCGTGCTTGATAGGGGTGTGGCTGGACTATGGCCAATTTGGCTGACCCTTTTTCTAATTGCACAGTCAGGCAGGATTTGGGTAATCCGTTCTTTGGGAAAACATTGGAATACAAAAATCATAGTGGTTCCTGATGCCGAGGTAGTCATTAATGGCCCTTATAAATATTTCAAACATCCGAACTATATCATAGTGGCAACTGAGATAATGGTTATTTCTTTATTATTCAATGCATATTATACCGCTATCATCTTTAGTTTATTGAATGTTTGGATGATGATGGTAAGAATCCCATTGGAAGAGAAAGCATTAAAGGCACATACGGAATATTCTACGGTTTTTAAGGGAAAATAA
- a CDS encoding type III polyketide synthase, which produces MPYLLSASHIKLPHLLSQEKIMEFSREIFGASFKNIERLLKAFKNGQVENRYFSNDLDWFKEDHSFADRNDLYIQQAVKFGKEAIEKCLSNTEFLKEELQANELDAFFYISSTGIATPTIDARIMNELPFSPHAKRIPIWGLGCAGGASGLSRAFEYCQAYPTAKVIVLCVELCSLTFQRNDISKSNLIGTSLFSDGVSCVLVCGDKVPDVHFSKKARHLQFLNSQSTLMPNSLDVMGWDVKDQGLYVIFSKDIPTIIKDWLKPNVQEFLMENGLDLRDIKDFIAHPGGKKVIDAYHEALGFDESMTAESMSVLREFGNMSSATILYVLERFMQRGGNKNEVGLAAALGPGFSSELVLMRWK; this is translated from the coding sequence ATGCCGTATTTATTATCCGCATCACATATAAAGCTGCCACATTTACTTTCTCAGGAAAAAATCATGGAATTTTCGAGAGAAATATTTGGAGCCTCATTTAAGAATATAGAACGGTTACTTAAAGCCTTTAAGAATGGACAAGTGGAAAATCGATATTTTTCTAATGATCTTGATTGGTTTAAAGAGGATCATTCTTTTGCCGATCGGAATGATCTATATATTCAACAGGCAGTCAAGTTTGGGAAAGAAGCTATAGAAAAATGCTTAAGCAACACAGAATTTTTAAAAGAAGAACTGCAGGCAAACGAGCTAGATGCTTTCTTCTATATCTCAAGCACGGGTATTGCTACCCCGACCATTGATGCCAGGATAATGAATGAACTTCCATTTAGCCCGCATGCTAAAAGGATTCCGATTTGGGGACTTGGCTGTGCAGGGGGAGCAAGTGGCCTATCGCGTGCATTTGAATATTGCCAAGCATACCCGACGGCGAAGGTCATTGTTTTATGTGTGGAGTTATGCAGTCTGACATTTCAAAGGAATGATATCTCCAAAAGCAATTTAATTGGAACTTCTTTATTTTCTGATGGAGTAAGCTGTGTTTTAGTTTGCGGTGATAAGGTGCCTGATGTACACTTTTCCAAAAAAGCAAGACATCTGCAATTTTTGAATTCGCAATCCACGCTAATGCCGAATTCATTGGATGTAATGGGTTGGGATGTGAAAGATCAAGGGTTATATGTGATTTTTTCAAAAGATATCCCTACAATCATCAAAGATTGGCTTAAACCTAATGTTCAAGAGTTCCTAATGGAGAATGGATTGGATCTCAGGGATATAAAAGATTTCATTGCTCATCCCGGAGGCAAAAAAGTAATTGATGCTTATCACGAAGCCCTCGGGTTCGATGAAAGCATGACGGCTGAGTCAATGAGCGTATTGAGGGAATTTGGCAATATGTCCTCAGCAACTATTTTGTACGTCCTGGAGAGGTTCATGCAGCGCGGCGGGAATAAAAATGAGGTGGGCTTGGCTGCTGCATTGGGGCCTGGGTTTTCGTCTGAACTTGTGTTAATGAGGTGGAAGTGA
- a CDS encoding nucleobase:cation symporter-2 family protein has protein sequence MSNQSPLKVASLGIQHVLAMYAGAVVIPLIVGGALGLTAAQLTYLVSIDILMCGIATLLQVWKNKFFGIGLPVVLGCTFTAVSPMIAIGTQYGINSIYGSILVSGLIVVIISKFFGKLARFFPPIVTGSVVLIIGITLIPVAINNLGGGQGAADFGDLNNVALGFGTLLFIIFMYKFSSGFLRSISILLGLIVGTFAAFFLGKVDFSSVVSATWLHMPHFFYFGAPTFNVTAIITMTLVAIVSLVESTGVYYALGEITDKEISEDDLARGYRAEGLAIMIGGLFNSFPYTAFSQNVGLIQLSGIKTRNVIYTTAGILIFIGFVPKIGAFTTIIPSSVLGGAMVAMFGMVIAAGIKMLSKVDFASQENLLIIACSVGMGLGVTVVPELFAQIPESFQILTENGIVAGSLTAIFLNIVFNIVPTKGKVKEARIEGQKVA, from the coding sequence ATGTCTAATCAATCACCTTTAAAAGTTGCGTCTCTAGGAATACAACATGTCCTTGCCATGTATGCCGGTGCAGTCGTCATTCCATTGATTGTCGGTGGGGCACTGGGATTGACTGCAGCGCAGTTGACTTATTTAGTTTCGATAGACATTTTGATGTGCGGGATAGCAACATTATTGCAAGTGTGGAAAAATAAATTCTTTGGAATTGGGCTTCCGGTCGTCCTAGGCTGTACATTCACTGCAGTTAGCCCGATGATTGCAATCGGTACGCAATATGGAATCAACTCCATTTATGGATCCATATTGGTGTCGGGATTGATCGTCGTTATCATTAGTAAATTCTTCGGAAAACTGGCAAGGTTTTTCCCACCCATTGTCACTGGATCTGTCGTTTTGATTATTGGCATAACGCTCATTCCTGTTGCCATCAACAATCTTGGCGGAGGTCAAGGTGCTGCTGATTTCGGAGACTTGAATAATGTAGCTCTTGGTTTTGGAACTTTGTTATTCATTATATTCATGTATAAATTCTCATCGGGATTCCTACGCTCCATCTCTATTTTATTGGGGCTGATCGTCGGAACATTTGCAGCTTTCTTCCTTGGAAAAGTGGATTTTAGCTCAGTGGTCAGTGCCACTTGGCTGCATATGCCTCATTTTTTCTACTTTGGTGCTCCGACATTTAACGTCACGGCAATCATTACGATGACATTGGTAGCGATCGTCAGCTTGGTGGAATCGACTGGTGTTTATTATGCCCTTGGTGAAATCACGGATAAAGAGATATCAGAAGACGATTTGGCTCGCGGATATCGTGCTGAAGGACTGGCCATCATGATTGGCGGTTTGTTCAATTCGTTTCCGTATACGGCTTTTTCACAAAATGTCGGACTGATTCAATTGTCAGGCATTAAAACAAGGAATGTCATATACACAACAGCGGGCATTCTCATTTTCATAGGATTTGTTCCGAAAATTGGTGCATTCACGACAATTATCCCTTCATCCGTGCTTGGCGGTGCAATGGTTGCAATGTTCGGGATGGTAATTGCCGCTGGAATTAAAATGTTGAGCAAAGTGGATTTTGCTTCTCAAGAAAATTTATTGATCATCGCTTGTTCAGTAGGTATGGGACTTGGTGTGACGGTCGTTCCTGAACTATTTGCGCAAATTCCGGAAAGCTTTCAAATCTTAACGGAAAACGGTATTGTAGCCGGAAGTTTGACAGCCATTTTCTTGAATATCGTCTTTAACATCGTCCCTACAAAAGGAAAAGTGAAAGAAGCTCGTATTGAAGGGCAAAAAGTAGCCTGA
- a CDS encoding xanthine phosphoribosyltransferase gives MQLLKEKILSEGQALSEDILKVDSFLNHQMDPILMKEIGKEFVKRFEQKEITKVLTIESSGIGPGLMAALELEVPLIFARKRKSLTLTNDLVTASVHSFTKKETNTITVSNKYIEAGDKVLIIDDFLAVGQAARGLVEICKQVGAEVAGIGIVIEKAFQSGGKDLREQGFQVESLARIAELKFGEITFADEMEGAALNV, from the coding sequence ATGCAACTTTTAAAGGAAAAAATCTTGTCCGAGGGTCAAGCTTTATCAGAAGATATCTTAAAAGTAGATTCATTCTTGAATCATCAAATGGATCCTATACTAATGAAAGAAATTGGTAAAGAATTCGTAAAACGTTTCGAACAAAAGGAAATAACGAAAGTGCTGACGATTGAATCCTCAGGCATTGGACCTGGTTTGATGGCTGCATTGGAATTGGAAGTTCCGTTAATTTTTGCCCGTAAACGTAAATCACTTACTTTAACAAATGATTTAGTGACTGCGTCCGTTCATTCCTTTACAAAAAAAGAAACCAATACGATTACGGTTTCCAATAAATATATTGAAGCTGGGGATAAGGTTTTAATCATCGATGACTTCCTTGCGGTCGGACAGGCAGCCAGGGGCTTGGTGGAAATCTGTAAGCAGGTTGGAGCAGAAGTGGCCGGAATCGGCATCGTGATTGAAAAGGCATTCCAAAGTGGTGGTAAGGATCTTAGGGAACAAGGTTTTCAAGTCGAATCACTTGCGAGGATTGCTGAGTTAAAATTCGGTGAGATTACTTTCGCCGACGAAATGGAAGGAGCAGCCCTCAATGTCTAA
- a CDS encoding carboxypeptidase M32 yields MKKKGIDLIEKEFREYVKKISAYNEALALIFWDLRTGAPKQGGEQRSEVIGVLSSEVFNMSTSKEMESFIAELSLENATLSETTNKMVQECKKEFERNKKIPANEYKEFVILQSRSESAWEEAREKADFSLFQPYLEQIVAYTRRFVEYWGYEGTKYNTLLDMYEPGMTVDILDSVFSELRARIVPLVKQIAESEHRPETAFLYKEFPKEKQHQLNLEFLKQLGYDFKAGRLDETVHPFEIKINRGDVRVTTRYDESDFRGAIFGTIHECGHAIYEQNIAEELTGTLLDGGTSMGIHESQSLFFENFIGRNHSFWKNKFSLLKEYAPEQFNDVTLDEFYRGINESKPSFIRIEADELTYPLHIIIRYELEKALFNGELEVKDLPEVWNEKYKDYLGIVPENDAMGVLQDVHWADGSFGYFPSYALGYMYAAQIKQSMLKDLPDFDGLLEAGDIAPIRKWLNEKIHKYGKTKKPLEILKETTGEGLNVQYLIEYLENKYKEVYKIK; encoded by the coding sequence ATGAAAAAAAAGGGTATCGATCTGATAGAAAAAGAGTTTAGAGAATATGTAAAGAAAATCTCGGCCTATAATGAAGCTCTCGCGTTAATTTTTTGGGATTTACGTACAGGTGCACCGAAACAGGGAGGTGAGCAGCGTTCCGAAGTTATCGGCGTGCTTTCCTCCGAGGTGTTTAATATGAGCACAAGTAAAGAAATGGAATCCTTCATCGCAGAACTTTCGCTGGAGAATGCTACTCTTAGTGAAACGACGAATAAAATGGTCCAAGAGTGTAAAAAAGAGTTTGAAAGGAATAAGAAAATTCCTGCCAACGAATATAAGGAATTCGTCATTTTACAATCGCGTTCTGAAAGTGCGTGGGAAGAGGCAAGGGAAAAAGCTGATTTTTCATTATTTCAACCTTATCTGGAGCAAATTGTAGCATATACCCGTAGGTTCGTAGAGTACTGGGGTTATGAAGGGACGAAATATAATACCCTTTTAGATATGTATGAACCAGGAATGACCGTAGATATACTTGACAGCGTATTCAGTGAGCTTCGGGCGAGGATCGTTCCATTGGTAAAACAGATTGCCGAAAGTGAACATAGACCTGAAACAGCGTTCCTATATAAAGAATTTCCAAAAGAAAAGCAGCATCAACTGAACTTGGAATTTTTAAAACAGCTAGGATACGATTTCAAGGCTGGCAGGCTGGATGAAACAGTTCACCCTTTTGAAATTAAAATAAACAGGGGCGATGTACGGGTGACGACCCGATACGATGAAAGTGATTTTAGAGGGGCGATTTTTGGTACCATCCATGAATGCGGACATGCCATTTATGAGCAGAATATCGCCGAAGAATTAACTGGAACACTTCTCGACGGCGGGACATCAATGGGTATCCATGAATCACAATCATTGTTTTTCGAAAACTTCATTGGACGGAACCATAGCTTCTGGAAAAATAAATTCTCCTTATTAAAAGAATATGCTCCCGAACAATTCAATGATGTGACACTGGATGAATTTTACCGGGGCATTAACGAATCAAAACCATCGTTCATCCGTATTGAAGCAGATGAACTGACGTATCCCCTACATATTATAATTCGGTATGAACTGGAAAAGGCTCTTTTTAATGGAGAACTTGAAGTGAAGGATTTACCGGAAGTCTGGAATGAAAAATACAAGGATTATTTGGGAATTGTGCCTGAAAATGATGCCATGGGCGTGTTGCAAGATGTACACTGGGCAGATGGCAGTTTTGGTTACTTCCCTTCTTATGCATTGGGATATATGTATGCAGCCCAAATCAAGCAATCGATGCTTAAAGATTTGCCTGATTTTGATGGCCTGTTGGAAGCGGGTGACATTGCTCCAATCAGGAAATGGCTTAATGAAAAGATACATAAATACGGAAAAACAAAAAAGCCTCTTGAGATTTTGAAGGAAACGACAGGAGAGGGCTTGAATGTTCAGTATTTAATAGAGTATCTTGAAAATAAATATAAAGAAGTTTATAAAATCAAATGA